The Sesamum indicum cultivar Zhongzhi No. 13 linkage group LG2, S_indicum_v1.0, whole genome shotgun sequence genome contains a region encoding:
- the LOC105155409 gene encoding putative leucine-rich repeat receptor-like serine/threonine-protein kinase At2g24130 — protein sequence MGYCKFSKFDLLSLITVFYVAHSENDARLFNDRVSLLSFMSGITSDPGNALATWNSSDVPICKWEGVGCGKNRNRVVEINLSHKSLQGSISPAFFDLSQLEILDLSGNFLEGRIPAEIGSLYQLKELSLSSNLLAGEIPAEVGFLQRLVYLDLGSNKLSGEIPVSLFCNDSSSLQYVDLSNNSFSGKIPLESQCELRELKYLLLWSNRLVGEIPLALSNSSKLEWLDLESNLLTGELPAKILSKMPHLKFVYLSYNHFTSHNGNTDLTPFFASLVNSSNLEEIELAGNFLGGELPSIIGDLSTLVEINLDTNLIYGSIPPQIANLVNLTLLNLSSNLLNGSIPSELCRMGRLERLYLSNNSLSGHIPSAFGNMPHLGLLDLSRNKLSGTIPDSFANLLQLRRLLLYENRLSGTIPPSLGKCINLEILDLSHNRISGTIPSEVAGLSSLKLYLNLSSNYLHGQIPLELSKMDMVLAIDLSSNNLASSLPSQLGSCIALEYLNLSHNVLEGPFPASIGSLPYLKELDVSFNQLSGEIPQSLQASSTLTLLNFSYNNFYGNISAKGSFSSLTVNSFLGNDGLCGSIKGLRDCHRKRARHFLMAILLSLLITPIFCIVGYPLVLRSKFKRHLPLSKGKAIIKDELEAREEIKYPRISRRQLIEATEGFSDSSLIGSGRFGHVYKGTLRDNTRIAVKVLHSKAAGEILGSFKRECQVLKRTRHRNLIRIITTCSRPDFKALVLPLMPNGSLEDHLYPRHGLKHGLDLVQLVRICSDVAEGMAYLHHYAPVKVVHCDLKPSNILLDDDMTALVTDFGIARLVKGADESGFVDDSASYDSTDGLLCGSVGYIAPEYGMGKHASTQGDVYSFGVLLLEMVMGKRPTDVLFQEGSSLHECVKSRYPNKLETIVEAAVVRYAPSALVPYDRKIWADVILELIELGLICTQYNPSARPPMLDVAHEISLLKQYLCSPSTLVIEQSSIN from the exons ATGGGATACTGCAAGTTTTCCAAGTTTGATTTGCTTTCCTTGATCACAGTTTTCTATGTGGCACATTCTGAAAACGATGCTCGACTCTTTAACGATCGGGTTTCGCTCCTTTCGTTCATGTCTGGTATCACTAGTGACCCTGGAAATGCTCTAGCAACCTGGAACTCTTCTGATGTTCCTATCTGCAAATGGGAAGGTGTAGGTTGTGGCAAGAATAGAAATAGAGTTGTGGAGATTAATTTAAGTCACAAGTCCCTCCAGGGCTCTATTTCACCAGCTTTTTTCGACCTTTCGCAGCTAGAAATTCTTGATTTGTCTGGCAACTTCTTGGAAGGCCGGATTCCGGCTGAGATTGGTTCTCTTTACCAGCTCAAAGAGCTCAGCTTATCATCCAATCTTCTTGCAGGGGAGATTCCAGCTGAGGTGGGATTTCTTCAGCGCTTAGTTTATCTTGATCTCGGAAGCAACAAGCTGAGCGGTGAAATTCCTGTATCACTTTTCTGCAATGACTCGTCATCTTTACAGTATGTAGACCTATCCAACAACTCATTTAGTGGTAAAATCCCTTTGGAGAGTCAATGTGAGCTTAGAGAGCTTAAGTATCTCCTTCTTTGGTCGAACCGTTTGGTGGGTGAAATTCCTTTAGCTCTTTCTAACTCTTCAAAATTGGAGTGGCTTGACTTAGAGTCGAATCTACTAACCGGTGAGTTACCTGCCAAGATTTTGAGTAAAATGCCACATTTGAAGTTCGTGTACTTATCCTACAACCACTTCACAAGTCATAATGGTAACACTGACCTTACACCTTTTTTTGCATCTTTAGTTAATTCCTCTAACTTGGAAGAAATTGAGTTGGCTGGCAATTTCCTTGGAGGAGAGTTGCCTTCTATTATTGGTGATCTCTCCACTCTTGTAGAGATTAATCTTGATACGAATCTTATTTATGGTTCAATACCCCCACAAATAGCAAATCTTGTCAATCTTACACTCTTGAACTTGTCTAGCAATCTCTTGAATGGCTCAATACCTTCTGAACTATGCCGAATGGGACGACTAGAGAGGCTTTATTTATCGAATAATTCACTCTCCGGTCACATTCCATCAGCTTTTGGTAATATGCCCCATTTAGGCCTTCTAGATTTGTCGAGAAACAAGCTCTCTGGTACAATCCCGGATAGCTTTGCTAACCTCCTGCAGCTCAGAAGACTTCTGCTCTACGAGAACCGGCTCTCGGGAACCATTCCACCAAGCCTTGGAAAATGCATAAACTTGGAAATTCTTGACCTTTCTCACAATAGGATTTCAGGTACAATTCCAAGTGAAGTTGCTGGTTTGAGTAGTTTGAAGCTGTACTTGAACTTGTCGAGCAATTATCTTCATGGGCAGATCCCACTGGAGCTGAGTAAAATGGATATGGTGCTGGCTATTGATCTATCATCAAACAACCTGGCGAGTTCATTGCCTTCACAACTTGGAAGCTGTATCGCTCTTGAGTACCTGaatttatcacacaatgtTTTGGAAGGACCTTTTCCAGCATCAATAGGAAGCTTGCCTTACCTCAAAGAACTTGATGTTTCCTTTAATCAGTTAAGTGGGGAGATCCCACAATCTCTTCAGGCATCATCAACTCTGACTCTGCTCAACTTTTCCTACAACAACTTCTATGGAAATATAAGTGCCAAAGGATCATTTTCATCTCTAACAGTCAATTCTTTCCTGGGAAACGATGGACTTTGTGGTTCCATTAAGGGTCTCAGAGATTGCCACAGAAAACGGGCTCGCCATTTCTTGATGGCAATTCTACTTTCATTACTCATCACTCCCATTTTCTGTATAGTTGGATATCCTCTAGTACTAAGATCAAAGTTCAAAAGGCACTTGCCCCTCTCAAAAGGTAAGGCCATAATTAAAGATGAGCTAGAAGCAAGGGAAGAGATAAAATACCCAAGAATCTCTCGTCGACAGCTTATTGAAGCTACTGAAGGATTCAGTGACTCGAGCCTAATTGGGTCAGGCAGATTTGGCCATGTTTACAAAGGAACTCTTCGAGATAACACGAGGATAGCTGTAAAAGTTCTGCATTCTAAGGCAGCTGGAGAAATTTTGGGGAGCTTTAAGAGGGAGTGCCAAGTATTGAAAAGAACCAGGCACAGGAATTTGATCAGGATCATAACAACATGCAGCAGGCCAGATTTTAAGGCCCTTGTTCTTCCACTGATGCCAAATGGAAGCCTTGAGGACCATCTTTATCCGAGACATGGATTGAAACACGGCCTGGATCTCGTTCAGCTGGTGAGAATTTGCAGCGACGTGGCAGAAGGAATGGCCTATCTGCATCACTATGCTCCTGTCAAAGTCGTGCATTGTGATCTCAAACCAAGCAATATTCTTCTAGATGATGATATGACTGCTTTGGTAACTGATTTTGGTATTGCCAGATTGGTAAAAGGTGCCGATGAGAGTGGTTTTGTCGATGATTCAGCATCCTATGACTCAACAGATGGTTTGCTATGTGGCTCAGTTGGGTACATTGCTCCTG AATATGGAATGGGAAAGCATGCTTCAACGCAAGGCGATGTTTACAGCTTTGGGGTTCTGTTATTAGAGATGGTAATGGGTAAACGCCCCACAGACGTGCTTTTCCAAGAAGGCTCAAGCTTGCACGAATGTGTTAAGAGTCGATATCCCAACAAGCTTGAGACAATTGTTGAAGCAGCCGTGGTGAGGTATGCACCAAGTGCCCTGGTTCCTTACGACAGGAAGATATGGGCCGACGTTATCTTAGAACTGATAGAGCTCGGCCTAATCTGCACTCAGTACAATCCATCTGCCCGGCCACCTATGCTGGATGTAGCTCATGAAATCAGCCTTCTGAAGCAGTATCTTTGTAGCCCCTCAACTTTAGTCATCGAACAATCTTCAATAAATTAA